The Streptomyces sp. TLI_105 DNA segment GTTGGGGTCCTCGAAGAAGCGCTCCTGCGGTTCGGTCAGGAGGAAGGCGACCGAGTCGGACTTGCCGGTGATCAGCGAGCGGGCGTGCCGGTTGACGACGTATCCCGTTCTTCGGATCGCGGCGTCGACGGCCGCCTTCGCCGTCGGGCTGACGTAGTGGCCGCCGTTGAGGACGCGGGAGACGGTGCCGCGCGAGACTCCGGCCTCGCGGGCCACGTCGTGGATGGTCGCCGGGCGGCGCCTGCTCGCTGCTGTGCTCATGCTGTGTGTTTCCCCTCGATCCCCTGTGGTCAGGACTTTACGGCGCCGGAGAGCAGGTCGAGGCTCCAGAAGCGCTGGATGACCAGGAACAGGGCGATGAGCGGGACGACGGCGAGGAAGGCTCCGGTGATGACGAGGGTGTAGAGGGAGGGCTGGCTGGCGCCCTGCTTGAGGAGGGTGAACAGGCCGACGGTCATGGGGAACTTCTCGTCGTCGCCGAGCATGATGAAGGGCAGCAGGAAGTTGTTCCAGATGGCGACGAACTGGAAGAGGAAGATCGTCACCAGACCCGGGGACATCATGGGGACGGCGATCCGCAGGAAGATCCGCCATTCGCCGGCGCCGTCCATGCGGCCCGCCTCGACGAGCTCCATGGGGATGGCGGCCTCGGCGTAGACGCGGCCGAGGTAGACGCCGTACGGGGAGAGGATCAGCGGCAGCAGCACGGAGGCGTACGTGTCCGTGAGGTCGGCCTCGGCCATGAGCAGGTACTGCGGGATGGCGAGGATGACCGGGGGCATGAGGACGCCGGTGAGGATGACGTTGAAGAAGGGCTCGCGGCCGCGGAAGCGGTAGACCGCGAAGGCGTAGCCGGCGAAGGCGGAGACCATCGTGGACAGGACGGCGCCGAGGCCCGCGTAGAAGACGGAGTTGCCCATCCAGCGCCAGTAGATGCCCTCGCGGTACGCGTCGAGGTCGGTGAGGTTGCCGGCGAAGCCGTCGCCGGGCAGGAAGGTGAAGGTGGAGAAGAGGTCCTGGCCCGACTTGGTGGCGGCGACCACGACCCAGGCGACGGGGAGCAGGCAGTAGAGCGCCCCGAGGACGAGCGCGGCGGTGGGGAGCAGGGCCGTGCGGCGGGGACGGGGAGGCCCCTGGGAGGTGCCGGGGGTGGCGCCGGCGGCCGGTGCGGAGGCCCGGAGGGGCGGGGAGGCGAGCCCGTTCATCGGCTTGCTCCTTGTGCGGTGCGGCGGTTGGAGACCCTCAGGAGGGCGAAGGAGAGCGCGAAGGTGGCGAGGGCGAGCACGACGGCGGTGGCCGAGGCGGCGTGGATGTTCCCGCCGGTGAAGGCGTCGTTGTAGACCTTCATGAGGGGGCTCCAGGTGGAGGGGATGCCGTTGGTGAGCGGCTTGAGCGTCATGGGCTCGTTGAAGACCTGGAGGGTGGCGATGACCGAGAAGAAGAAGGTGAGCACCAGGGAGGGCGCCACCATCGGGATCTTGATGCGGAGCGCGATCTGGAGCTGGGAGCAGCCGTCGAGCTTGGCCGCTTCGTACACCTCGGCGGGCAGGGAGCGCAGCGCGGTGTAGATGACGATCATGTTGAAGCCGGTGCCGCCCCAGATAGCGATGTTCGACATCGCCAGGTAGAGCGGTCCACCGTCCATGAGGTCGGGCTGCGGGAGTCCGAGGGCGTCGAGGAGCTGGAGGAAGGGGCTGACGTCGGGGAGGTAGAGGAAGCCCCAGAGGAGCGCCGCGATGACGCCGGGCACGGCGTACGGCAGGAAGATCGCGAGGCGGGCGAAGGAGCGGGCGCGGGCGCGCTCGGTGTCGAGGAGGAGCGCGAAGAGCAGGGCGAGGCCGAGCATGACCGGGACGACGATCGCGCCGTAGCCGAGGACGCGCAGGGCGCTGTGGAGGAACTCGGAGTCGGTGAGGGCGGAGGTGTAGTTCTCCAGGCCGGCCCAGACCTCGTTCCTGGCTCCCTTGCCGAGGCCGAGGCCCTTGATCTCGATCTTGTGGAAGCTGAGCCAGACGGCGTAGCCGATGGGCAGGGCGAAGAAGAGGGCGAAGAGGAGGGCGGCGGGAAAGAGGAAGAAGTAAGGGGCGCTTCGCGCTCGTTTGAGGGTGGTGGTGGGCGACGGGAGGGCGTACGGGGCCGCCTTGACCCCGTACGACCGGCGCGCGCCCTGACGGGGCTGCGTCACTTGGCGACTCCGAAGCCCTGCTTCTCCAGGTCGGTGACGGTGGCGTCCTGCACGGCCGTCAGGGCGGTGCCGAAGCCGGACTTGGCCTTGGCGGCCTTGCCGAACTCGTCCTTGAAGGAGGTGTAGGCGACGTTCACGTTGGGTCCCCAGGCGGCCGGCGCGGTGGTCTTCGCTATCTCGGCGGCGCGGGTGTAGAAGTCGGGCTGGTTGGCGAAGTAGTCGGGGGCCTTGGCGAGGGCGCCGCTGGTCTGGGCGGCGGTGGCGGCGGGGTAGATGCCGCTCTCCTTGACGAGGGCGGCGAGGGCCTTCGGGTCGGTGTTCAGCCAGATCGCGAACTTCGCGGCGGCTTCCTTGTGCTTCGAGTCGGAGGTGACGGCGGTGGAGGAGCCGCCCCAACTGCCCGTGGCGTTCGCGCCCTTGGTCCACTGCGGGAGCGGGGCCATCGCCCACTTGCCCTTGCCGTCGGGGGCGGCGGTGGTGAGGGTGCCGGGGGCCCAGACGGCGCTGACCCAGGCGAGCTGCCCGCCGGTGTTCATGGCCTTGTTCCAGGCGGGGGTGTACATCGGCTGGTTGTCGATGGCACCTTCGGCGACCAGTCCGCCCCAGAAGTCGGCGACCTTCTTGGTGGCGGCGTCGTCGATGCCGACCTTCCACTTCTCGCCCTCGAAGGTCCACCACTTGGCGCCGGCCTGCTGGGAGAGGCCGGCGAAGAGGCCGGCGTCGTTGGCGGAGAAGGTGGTCAGGGACTTGCCGGGGGCCTTCTTCTTCAGGGTGCGGGCGGTGGCGGCGAACTCGTCCCAGGTGGTGGGGACGGAGAGGCCGTACTGCTTGAAGAGGTCCTCGCGGTAGAAGAACATCAGCGGTCCGGAGTCCTGCGGCAGGGCGTAGACGGCCTCGCCGCCGAAGGTGGTCTGCTGCCAGACGCCGGGGGCGAAGGCGTTCTTGACGTTCTCGGGGATCTCGGTGGCCACGTCGGCAAGGGAGTCGTTGCTGACGAGGGTGGGGAGGGCCTGGTACTCGGCCTGGACGAGGTCCGGTCCCTTGTGCGCCTTGGTCGCGGTGATGACCTTGGTGACGAGGTCGTCCCCGGAGGCCTGCTTCTGCACCGTGACCTTGATGTCGGGGTGCTCGGCGTTCCAGAGGGCGGCGACCTTGTCCATGCCGGGCGCCCAGGCCCAGTAGGTGAGCGAGACGGGGCCGGAGTCGGCGCCCGCCTCGTCGCCGGAGTCGGAGGAGCCACAGGCGGAGAGCGCGGTGGCGCCGAGCAGGACGGCGGTGGCGGCGGCGAGACCGCGGCGCGTGATGTGAGGCATGGGGTACTTCTCCCTGACCGAAAAAGGGGCCTCTCCCCCGAGCGGGAAGGCCGGTCATGCGTCTGTGAGCGTTCACAGTAGAGAAACGTTCCGGACACTTGTCAATGGTTGTTCGTGTGCGGTTATGTTGCGTTGCCACATCGAGATCGAGTGTGTGCACGTTCCCAAGGAACCAAAGCTTCCATCTTCCGAGGTTTCAGGAGAGACTCATGCCGCAGACCACTCCGAAGGGCCTGCACCGGCTCGCGTTCGGCGGGGACTACAACCCCGAACAGTGGCCGGAAAGCGTCTGGCAGGAGGACGTCCGGCTGATGCGGGAGGCCGGCGTCAGCATGGTGAGCGTCGGGATCTTCTCCTGGGCCCTCCTCGAACCCGAGCCGGGCCGGTACGACTTCGGCTGGCTCGACCGGCTCCTCGACCTGCTCCACGAGAACGGCGTCCGCGTCGACCTGGGCACCCCCACCGTGGTGCCACCGGCCTGGTTCTACCGCGCCCACCCCGAGGCCCTGCCCGTCACCGCCGAGGGCGTCCGCTTCTCCTACGGCTCACGCGGGGCGATCTGTCACGGCTCCGCCGCCTACCGCACGGCCGCCGCCGGCATCACCACGCAGCTGGCCCGCCGCTACGGCAGCCACCCCGCCCTCGCCCTGTGGCACGTCCACAACGAGTACGGCGTCCCCGTCAGCGCCTGCTACTGCGACACCTGCGCCGAGCGGTTCCGCCGCTGGCTCCACGAGACGTACGGCTCGGTCGGCGCCGTCAACGAGGCCTGGGGCACCGCCTTCTGGGGCCAGCGCTACGGCTCGTACGAGGAGATCGACCCGCCCCGCGCCACTCCCACCGTCGGCAACCCGGCACAGCGGCTCGACTACCGCCGCTTCGCCGACGCCACCATCCGGGAGAACTTCCGGATGGAACGGGACATCCTGCACGAGCTCGCCCCCGGCATCCCCGTCACCACCAACTTCATGACCGCGCTCAGCCAGTGCGACTCCCTCGACTACTGGGCCTGGGGCCGCGAGGTCGACCTCGTCACCAACGACCACTACCTCATCACCGACGGCCGCCGCACCCACGTCAACCTCGCCATGGCCGCCGACCTCACCCGCTCCGTCGCCGGCGGCGCGCCCTGGCTGCTCCTGGAGCACTCCACCTCCGGCGTGAACTGGCAGCCCCGCAACCCGGCCAAGCGCCCCGGCGAGATGGCCCGCAACTCCCTCGCCCACGTCGCCCGCGGCTCCGAGGGCGCCATGTTCTTCCAGTGGCGCCAGTCCCGGCGCGGCGCCGAGAAGTTCCACTCAGCGATGGTCCCGCACGGCGGCACCGACACCCGGATCTGGCGGGAGGTCGTCGCCCTCGGCGCCGACGTGGAGGCCCTCGCCGAGGTGCGCGGCACCCGGACCGTCCCGGACGTCGCCATGGTCTGGGACTGGCACTCCTGGTGGGCGCAGAGCCTGGAGTGGCGGCCGAACGAGGCCCACGAGGCCCGCGAGCGCGCCGACAGCTTCTACGAGACCCTCTACGACCGGCACCTCACCGTCGACTTCGCCCACCCCGAGTCCGACCTCTCGGCCTACCCGCTGGTCGTCGTCCCCGCGCTCTACCTCACCACCGAGGCCGCCGGACGGAACCTGCGCGAGTACGTCGAGAACGGCGGCACCCTCGTCGTCTCGTACTTCTCCGGGATCGTCGACGAGCACGACGCCGTGCACCCCGGCGCCTACCCGGGCGCCCTGCGCGAGGTCCTCGGCCTCACCGTGGACGAGTGGTCCCCGCTCCTGGACGACCAGCGCGTGACGGTCACCGGACCGGACGGCGCCACGCTCACCGGCGACGTCTGGACGGAGTTCGTCCGGCCGCGCGGCGCGGAGACCGTGTGGACGTACGCGGACGGTCCGGCCGCCGGCGGGCCCGCCGTCACCCGGCACCGGCTCGGCCGGGGCACCGCCTGGTACGTCTCCACCCGGCTCGACGCGGCCTCGCTCGACGCGATCCTCGCCGCCGCCTGCGCGGACGCCGGAGTCGCCCCGCGCGCCGAACTCCCGCACGACGTGGAGGTCGTGCACCGTGCCGGGGACGCCGGGCAGCGGTACGTCTTCGCGCTGAACCACTCCTCCGAGGACGCCGAGGTGCCGCTGGACGGCTCCGGCACTGAGCTCCTCCACGGCGGTCCGGCGGACGGCAGGCTCACCGTCCCGGCCGGCGCCGTCAGGGTCGTACGCCTCGACGGCTGAGCCCACCCACCTGATCTCCCCGGGGGCGGCCCGCACCCGCTGCGCCGCCCCCGGGCGAGCCGTACCACCGCAAGGACCCACCGCACGACACTCCTCACATCCGCCACCGTCGAAGGGACTCGACGATGCACCCCGTACGCAGCCGCACCCGCCTGCGCGCCACGGCCCTCGCCGCCGCGCTGGGCGCCCTCCTCCTGGCCCCGCTGCCCGCCGCCCAGCACGCCGAAGCGGCCTCCACCCTCACCAACGCCGGCTTCGAGGCCGACGGCACCGGGACCGCCACCCCCTCCGGCTGGTCCACCTACTCCGCCGCCGGCCAGAACGCCGCCTCCTTCACCGAGGCCGGGGGCCACAGCGGCGGCCACCGCCTCACCCACTGGTCCTCCGCCGCGTACAAGGTGGAGACGTACCAGTACCTCTCCGGCCTCACCGACGGCGACTACACACTCAGCGCCTGGGTCCGCTCCGGCGGCGGGCAGAACTCCGCCTACCTCGCCCTGCGCAACTGCGGCTCCGCCGAGCAACGCACCGACCTCCCGGTGACGTCGAGCGGCTGGATACGGATCGTCACCCCGGTCAAGGTCGTCGGCGGAGCCTGCACGATCAGCGTCGACTCCGACGCGAAGGCGGGCAACTGGATCAACGTCGACGACCTGACGTTCACCTCCGGCACGACCGGGCTCATGGTGAAGGGCGTCGACCTCTCCGCGCTGAAGAAGAGCGAGGACCTCGGCGGGACGTACAAGTCGAGTACCGGCGTGACCGGCGACCCGGTCGCCCTCCTCAGGAACTCGGGCGCCAACTACGGGCGCCTCAAGGTGTGGGTGAACCCGGCGGACGGCTACAACGACAAGGCCCGCGTCCTCGCCACCGCCAAGCGGATCAAGGCGCAGGGCATGAAGCTCCTCGTCGACTTCCACTACTCCGACATCTGGGCCGACCCCGGCGCCCAGACCAAGCCCGCCGCCTGGTCGGGGCACTCGTACGCCCAGCTCAAGACGGACGTCTACAACCACACGTACGACGTCCTGAACGCCCTGAAGGCGCAGGGCACCACCGCCGACATGGTGCAGATCGGCAACGAGATCAACACCGGCATGCTCTGGCCCGAGGGCTCCACGAGCAACTGGTCCCAGCTCGCCGGCCTGCTCAAGTCCGGCATCTCCGCCGCCAGGACGGTCTCGTCGGGCACCCAGATCGCGCTGCACCTCGCCAACGGCGGCGACAACGCGCTCTACCGCATGTGGTTCGACAACGCGACGGCGCAGGGCGTGAGTTACGACGTCATCGCGCTCTCCTTCTACGGCTACTGGCACGGCGCCCTGTCCTCGCTCCAGGCCAACCTGGACGACGTCTCGGCGCGGTACGGCAAGAAGGTGATGGTCGCGGAGACCGCGTACCCGTTCCGTCTGGACAGCGAGGACGCCCACGAGAACATCATCGACCTCTCCTCCGAGCTGGTCGCCGGCTACCCGGCGAGCGGCGCGGGCCAGACGGCCTGGCTGCGGGACGTCGTGAACGTCGTCGAGGCGGTGCCGAACGGCCGTGGTCTCGGCGTCGTCTACTGGGAGCCGACCTGGACGGCCGTCGCGGGCAACGGATGGGACCCGGCCGACCCCACCTCGGGCAACGGCTGGGAGAACCAGGCCCTCTTCGACTACGACAGCAGGCTGCTGCCTGCGGCGAGCGTGCTCGCGCACCGCTGACGCACGCCCGAGGGGCGGACCCGGTGACGGGTCCGCCCCTTCCGTGCGCCCGCTCCTACCACTCGGCCAGCGAGCCGTCGTCCCGGCGCCAGGCCGGGTTGCGCCAGCGGTGCCCCACCTCGGCGGCCCGCTCGACCGCCTTCGCGTCGACCTCGATCCCGAGGCCCGGGCCCGTCGGCAGGGCCACGTGTCCGTCCTCGTACCGGAAGACCGAGGGGTCGACGAGGTAGTCGAGCAGGTCGGAGCCGGTGTTGTAGTGGATGCCGAGGCTCTGCTCCTGGATCAGCAGGTTCGGCGCGGCGAAGCCGACCTGGAGACAGGAGGCGAGCGCGATCGGCCCCAGCGGGCAGTGCGGGGCGAGTGACACGTCGTACGCCTCCGCCATCGCGGCGATCCTGCGGACCTCCGAGATGCCGCCCGCGTGCGAGAGGTCGGGCTGCGCCACCGCGATGCCCTGGGCGAGGACCTTCTTGAAGTCCCAGCGGGAGTAGAGCCGTTCGCCGGTCGCGATGGGGATCGAGGTGGAGCGGACGACGTCGCCGATGTGGTCGCTCATCTCGGGGACCACCGGCTCCTCCACGAAGAAGGGCAGGTACGGCTCCAGGAGCGGCAGGACCCGGCGGGCCATCGGCGCGGTGAGACGGCCGTGGAAGTCGATCGCGATGTCGAACTCGTCGCCGACGGCCTCGCGGATGGAGGCGACGCGGTCCACGATCCCCTGCGTGGCGGCCGGGGTGTCGATGAGCCGCAGCTGGGCGGAGGCGTTCATCTTGACGGCGGTGAAGCCCTCGTTCTTGCGGGCCAGTGCCTCGCTCGCGACCTCGTCGGGGCGGTCGCCGCCGATCCAGCTGTACACCCGGGCGCGGTCGCGGACGTTGCCGCCGAGGAGCTGCCACACGGGGACGCCGAGGGCCTTGCCGGTGATGTCCCAGAGGGCCTGGTCGATGCCGGCGACGGCGCTGGAGAGGACCGGGCCGCCGCGGTAGAAGCCGCCCTTGGTGAGGACCTGCCAGTGGTCCTCGATCTTCATCGGGTCCCGGCCGATCAGGTGGTCGGAGAGCTCCTCGACGGCGGCGGCGACGGTGTGGGCGCGCCCCTCGACGACGGGTTCGCCCCAGCCGGTGACGCCCTCGTCGGTGTCGATGCGCAGGAAGCACCAGCGGGGGGCGACGAGGTAGGTGCGCAGGGCGGTGATCTTCACGTGGATTCCTTCTTCACTTGCGGTCCCCTGTCACTTGGAGTCCTTCTTGACGGTCCAGCCGCCGTCGACGACCAGGTCGGTGCCGGTGATGTAGGCGGCGTCGGCGGAGGCGAGGAAGGCGACGGCGGCCGCGACCTCCTCGGGCCGGCCGAGCCGGGCGAGGGCGGTGGCGTCGGCGGAGAGCCGTCGCCCCTCCTCGTCGACCTCGTTCCACACGTCGGTGAGGATCGGGCCCGGCAGCACGGAGTTGAAGCGGACCTCGGGCCCGTACTCGACGGCGAGCTGGCGGACGAGCGCGCACATCCCGCCCTTCGCGGCGGCGTACGCGGCGTAGCCGGGCAGGCCGAAGCCGGCGTGCACGCTGGAGGTGGCGACGAGGCTGCCGCGCTCGGCGCGCAGGTCGTCGAGGAAGACGCGGGTGGCGAAGTAGAGGGCCCGCAGGTTGACGGCCATCTCCCGGTCCCAGGTGGCGACGGGGAGTTCGTGGGCGGCGGCCGTGGTGTGGATGAAGGCGTTGCTGTGGAGGACGCTCACCGGGCCGAAGCGGGCGTGTGCCTCCGCGCGCAGCGCCTTCCAGTCCGCCTCGGAGGAGACGTCGCAGCGGACGTAGGCGGCGCGGCCGCCGCCGGCGCGGATGGCGGCGGCGACGGCCTCGCCCGCCTCGTCGGCGATGTCGGAGACGAGCACCGCCGCGCCCTCGGCGGCGAGCCGGACGGCGCTGGCGGCGCCGATGCCGGAGGCCGCGCCGGTGACGACGGCGGTCTGTCCGGAGAAACGGTTCATGACAGTGGGTTCCTGGCGTTCTGGGGCACGGGTCGGGGTCAGCGGCTGATGTCCTGCGCCGCGAGGCGCACGGGGCGGGATCAGCGGCTGATGTCCTGGGCCGCGAGGAGGTCGAGTTCGGCGCGGCGCGGGAGGCCCTCCCAGTCGCCGGGGACGGAGACGGCGAAGGCTCCGCAGAGGGTGGCGAGGCGGAGGCGTTCCGCCGCCGGGGAGCCGTCGAGGACGGCGGCGAGGTAGCCGGAGACGAAGGCGTCGCCGGCGCCGACGGGGTCGACGGCGGTGACGGGGACGGCGGATCGGAGGTGGAGCCCGCCGTCGACGACCGCGAGGGCTCCCTCGGCGCCGAGCTTCAGGACGGCCTGCCGGGGGCCGAGCCGGGTCAGCGCGCGGGCCATCCGCTCGGGCTCGCCCTCGGGCACGAAGAGGACGGCCTCCTCGGGACCGGCGAACACGATGTCCGCGTACGGGAGGAGGCGGGCGAGCGCGTCGGCGGCCTCCGCCCGGCTCCAGAGCCGTTCGCGGTGGTTGACGTCGAAGGAGACGGTGACCCCGGCGGCGCGGGCGAGCGCGACCGCGTGCTCGACGGCGGCGCGCGCGGTGGCGCTCAACGCCGGGGTGATGCCGGTGACGTGGAGGACCCGGGCTCCGGCGATCCGCTCCTCGTCGAGGTCCTCGGGAGCGAGCCGGGAGCCCGCGAGACCGGCCCGGTAGTAGGTGACGCGGAGCCGGTCGGCGGTGCGGCGCTCGCGGAGCATCAGGCCGGTGGGGGCCGCCGGGTCCGTACGGGCCGTGGAGACGTCGACGCCCTCGGCGCGCAGACCCGCGAGGACCATCGTGCCGGTCGCGTCCGCGCCGACCCGGCCGGTCCAGGCCGCCGGGTGGCCGAGCCGGCTGACGCCGACGGCGACGGTCGCCTCGGCACCGGCCCAGCCGAGCCGCAGGGCGGCGCCGGAGGCGAGGGGCCCGGGCTCGGTGGCGGCGACGACGGCCATGGCCTCGCCGAGGGTGACGAGGGCGGGGGCGGTCGGCCCTGGGGGTGTCGGCGCGGTCATGCGCGTATCCCTTCCAGGAAGGCG contains these protein-coding regions:
- a CDS encoding beta-galactosidase, which encodes MPQTTPKGLHRLAFGGDYNPEQWPESVWQEDVRLMREAGVSMVSVGIFSWALLEPEPGRYDFGWLDRLLDLLHENGVRVDLGTPTVVPPAWFYRAHPEALPVTAEGVRFSYGSRGAICHGSAAYRTAAAGITTQLARRYGSHPALALWHVHNEYGVPVSACYCDTCAERFRRWLHETYGSVGAVNEAWGTAFWGQRYGSYEEIDPPRATPTVGNPAQRLDYRRFADATIRENFRMERDILHELAPGIPVTTNFMTALSQCDSLDYWAWGREVDLVTNDHYLITDGRRTHVNLAMAADLTRSVAGGAPWLLLEHSTSGVNWQPRNPAKRPGEMARNSLAHVARGSEGAMFFQWRQSRRGAEKFHSAMVPHGGTDTRIWREVVALGADVEALAEVRGTRTVPDVAMVWDWHSWWAQSLEWRPNEAHEARERADSFYETLYDRHLTVDFAHPESDLSAYPLVVVPALYLTTEAAGRNLREYVENGGTLVVSYFSGIVDEHDAVHPGAYPGALREVLGLTVDEWSPLLDDQRVTVTGPDGATLTGDVWTEFVRPRGAETVWTYADGPAAGGPAVTRHRLGRGTAWYVSTRLDAASLDAILAAACADAGVAPRAELPHDVEVVHRAGDAGQRYVFALNHSSEDAEVPLDGSGTELLHGGPADGRLTVPAGAVRVVRLDG
- a CDS encoding arabinogalactan endo-1,4-beta-galactosidase, with protein sequence MHPVRSRTRLRATALAAALGALLLAPLPAAQHAEAASTLTNAGFEADGTGTATPSGWSTYSAAGQNAASFTEAGGHSGGHRLTHWSSAAYKVETYQYLSGLTDGDYTLSAWVRSGGGQNSAYLALRNCGSAEQRTDLPVTSSGWIRIVTPVKVVGGACTISVDSDAKAGNWINVDDLTFTSGTTGLMVKGVDLSALKKSEDLGGTYKSSTGVTGDPVALLRNSGANYGRLKVWVNPADGYNDKARVLATAKRIKAQGMKLLVDFHYSDIWADPGAQTKPAAWSGHSYAQLKTDVYNHTYDVLNALKAQGTTADMVQIGNEINTGMLWPEGSTSNWSQLAGLLKSGISAARTVSSGTQIALHLANGGDNALYRMWFDNATAQGVSYDVIALSFYGYWHGALSSLQANLDDVSARYGKKVMVAETAYPFRLDSEDAHENIIDLSSELVAGYPASGAGQTAWLRDVVNVVEAVPNGRGLGVVYWEPTWTAVAGNGWDPADPTSGNGWENQALFDYDSRLLPAASVLAHR
- a CDS encoding ABC transporter substrate-binding protein; the encoded protein is MPHITRRGLAAATAVLLGATALSACGSSDSGDEAGADSGPVSLTYWAWAPGMDKVAALWNAEHPDIKVTVQKQASGDDLVTKVITATKAHKGPDLVQAEYQALPTLVSNDSLADVATEIPENVKNAFAPGVWQQTTFGGEAVYALPQDSGPLMFFYREDLFKQYGLSVPTTWDEFAATARTLKKKAPGKSLTTFSANDAGLFAGLSQQAGAKWWTFEGEKWKVGIDDAATKKVADFWGGLVAEGAIDNQPMYTPAWNKAMNTGGQLAWVSAVWAPGTLTTAAPDGKGKWAMAPLPQWTKGANATGSWGGSSTAVTSDSKHKEAAAKFAIWLNTDPKALAALVKESGIYPAATAAQTSGALAKAPDYFANQPDFYTRAAEIAKTTAPAAWGPNVNVAYTSFKDEFGKAAKAKSGFGTALTAVQDATVTDLEKQGFGVAK
- the dgoD gene encoding galactonate dehydratase is translated as MKITALRTYLVAPRWCFLRIDTDEGVTGWGEPVVEGRAHTVAAAVEELSDHLIGRDPMKIEDHWQVLTKGGFYRGGPVLSSAVAGIDQALWDITGKALGVPVWQLLGGNVRDRARVYSWIGGDRPDEVASEALARKNEGFTAVKMNASAQLRLIDTPAATQGIVDRVASIREAVGDEFDIAIDFHGRLTAPMARRVLPLLEPYLPFFVEEPVVPEMSDHIGDVVRSTSIPIATGERLYSRWDFKKVLAQGIAVAQPDLSHAGGISEVRRIAAMAEAYDVSLAPHCPLGPIALASCLQVGFAAPNLLIQEQSLGIHYNTGSDLLDYLVDPSVFRYEDGHVALPTGPGLGIEVDAKAVERAAEVGHRWRNPAWRRDDGSLAEW
- a CDS encoding SDR family NAD(P)-dependent oxidoreductase encodes the protein MNRFSGQTAVVTGAASGIGAASAVRLAAEGAAVLVSDIADEAGEAVAAAIRAGGGRAAYVRCDVSSEADWKALRAEAHARFGPVSVLHSNAFIHTTAAAHELPVATWDREMAVNLRALYFATRVFLDDLRAERGSLVATSSVHAGFGLPGYAAYAAAKGGMCALVRQLAVEYGPEVRFNSVLPGPILTDVWNEVDEEGRRLSADATALARLGRPEEVAAAVAFLASADAAYITGTDLVVDGGWTVKKDSK
- a CDS encoding carbohydrate ABC transporter permease, with product MTQPRQGARRSYGVKAAPYALPSPTTTLKRARSAPYFFLFPAALLFALFFALPIGYAVWLSFHKIEIKGLGLGKGARNEVWAGLENYTSALTDSEFLHSALRVLGYGAIVVPVMLGLALLFALLLDTERARARSFARLAIFLPYAVPGVIAALLWGFLYLPDVSPFLQLLDALGLPQPDLMDGGPLYLAMSNIAIWGGTGFNMIVIYTALRSLPAEVYEAAKLDGCSQLQIALRIKIPMVAPSLVLTFFFSVIATLQVFNEPMTLKPLTNGIPSTWSPLMKVYNDAFTGGNIHAASATAVVLALATFALSFALLRVSNRRTAQGASR
- a CDS encoding sugar kinase is translated as MTAPTPPGPTAPALVTLGEAMAVVAATEPGPLASGAALRLGWAGAEATVAVGVSRLGHPAAWTGRVGADATGTMVLAGLRAEGVDVSTARTDPAAPTGLMLRERRTADRLRVTYYRAGLAGSRLAPEDLDEERIAGARVLHVTGITPALSATARAAVEHAVALARAAGVTVSFDVNHRERLWSRAEAADALARLLPYADIVFAGPEEAVLFVPEGEPERMARALTRLGPRQAVLKLGAEGALAVVDGGLHLRSAVPVTAVDPVGAGDAFVSGYLAAVLDGSPAAERLRLATLCGAFAVSVPGDWEGLPRRAELDLLAAQDISR
- a CDS encoding carbohydrate ABC transporter permease, translating into MNGLASPPLRASAPAAGATPGTSQGPPRPRRTALLPTAALVLGALYCLLPVAWVVVAATKSGQDLFSTFTFLPGDGFAGNLTDLDAYREGIYWRWMGNSVFYAGLGAVLSTMVSAFAGYAFAVYRFRGREPFFNVILTGVLMPPVILAIPQYLLMAEADLTDTYASVLLPLILSPYGVYLGRVYAEAAIPMELVEAGRMDGAGEWRIFLRIAVPMMSPGLVTIFLFQFVAIWNNFLLPFIMLGDDEKFPMTVGLFTLLKQGASQPSLYTLVITGAFLAVVPLIALFLVIQRFWSLDLLSGAVKS